Part of the Salmo trutta chromosome 2, fSalTru1.1, whole genome shotgun sequence genome, gggacaaacaccaaattgagactgcatgcagaattctgcaaaaatatcctctgtgtacaacgtaaaacaccaaataatgcatgcagagcagaattaggccgataccctctaattatcaaaatccataaaagagacgttcaattctacaaccacctaaaaggaagcgattcccaaaccttccctaacaaaagccatcacctacagagagatgaacctggagaagagtcccctaagcaagctggtcctgggcctctgttcacaaacacaaacagaccccacatatacccaggacagcaacacaattagaccctaccaaatcatgagaaaacaaaaagataatttttttaatgtgtaaagtaattaacaaaaaaacagagcaaactggaaggctatttggccctaaacagagagtagacagtggtagaatacctgaccactgtgactgacccaaacttaaggaaatctttgactatgtacagactcagtgagcatagccttgctattgagaaaggctgacgtaggcagacctggctctcaagagaagacaggctatgtgcacactgccatcaaaatgaggtggaaactgagctgcacttcctaacctgccaaatgtatgaccatattagacacatatttccctcagattacacagatccacaaagaattcaaaaacaaacccgattttgataaacacccatatctactgggtgaaataccacagtgttccatcacagcagcaagatgtgtgacctgttgccacaataaaaggtcaaccagtgaagaacaaacaccattgtaaatacaacccatatttatgtttattttcccttttgtactttaaccatttgcacatcattacaacactgtatatgtacataacatgacatttgaaatgtctttattcttttggaacttttgtgggtTTACtattaattttttattatttatttcacttttgtttattgtctatttcacttgctttggcaacgttaacgtatgtttcccatgtcaataaggCCCTTAacttgaaattgaattgaaagagaaagagagaggggggatgaacaCACTCTGTACCtaaaaaaaacaagacaattctgccacctggtttgcttaatacaagcaatttgaaattatttatatttgTACTTTttccttttgatacttaagtatatttaaaaccaaatacttttactcaactagtattttactgggcgactttcacttgagtcattttctattaaggtatgtaGGTTAaggtacttttactcaagtagtatagttgggtactttttccacagcTGCTGTTATGCATGTGTGGCTTATCAGTGAAAGTGAAAGGTGAAGTGAGGACGCACACAGTCCTTCCTTGGGAAAGAGAAGAAGCCTTGATGTGTGCTTCCATCTGGTGGTCAATGATAATCAGTGGTGGTCAATGATAATCAGGCATATTATCATTTAACTTTTATGCAAAAATATCAATATGTCCCatgtgttagttagttagttagttagttagttagttagttagttagttagttagttagttagttagttagttagttagttagttagacgGTGGAATTAAGGGTTGGCCTAACGTTACATTTCTTCAGTGAAATACAATGAAATAATCTCAGAACTCCTGTATCTCTGAAGTTAAGCAAGGTCAAAGCTAAATAATAAATTCTATTATGACTAAAACAGACACAGgttgtttaaaatatttttttaaactttgtaAGTAAAAACACTGTATGGATAGTTTAGGACTTGGTCTTCAATAATGAGTTTGTGAGCCAACAACTCTATTTGAAACGGCCGTTTAATTCAACAATATGTGTTAAATATCTATTTAATCTCTGGAGGAATACATTCATTCAGTGGGTGTGGCTTGATCAGGCGGGTTTTGAATATAATCCTTTGAAATCGAAAGTAGGAAACGGAGGAACCAGACGGGTCCAACTACGGACCTTTTACTTCCAACTATACGCACAACCGTTCGCTCAAAATGTCGAAATCATCTGTAATGAAAATAAAACGCGTGAACGCAGTAAAGGTAAGCACTAACTCATGCACATGTTGGTTAATACATGTTAGGCGTTAATTGggccatttattttattttattttacatcaTATTTTCCCCTTTAACTTTGCGCAAATGATTTCATAAGGTTTCAACTGTTATTCCTGCGACATGGCCTGCGAGCAAAGATAACTTGTTCCATTTTGGTCTGTTACGCACAATTTGTTCGTTGGAATTGTAAAATCCTAGTCATGTTTCCAGACAAAAGCGaaagcaaaaaaaacaaacaatctgGCTAAACGGTTTCACTGGGCCACGTTCAGCAGGATTAAACTGTTAGGGACGTTCCGATATAAATAGTTAATGTCTGACATGTAGAATACGGACTCACATTGTCTCGATTCATGGCATTTATATCTGCAACGTTCGAGAAAGTTTGGTAACTGAACATGGccccaggggtgtattcattacgaaGCAAACAGATCGAAACGGAGGCATCTACCTTCATTTGTTCATTAGAAATTCTCGTTTGCGTTTTCCGTTTGGTGTAAACGGTTTGTGGCGAAACAGAATCAGCGTAATGATTACACTCTAGGTTTACGAGGTTGAGTGGGCGTTCCAGGTATATAAAAAATGCTTTGCAGTCGACTGGAACACAACCTTtgtatagttgtgtgtgtgtgtgtgtgtgtgaaggctaATTTACAATAGATTACACAATTATTACACAATTGATTCTAGTTTAACATTGATCCTGCTTGTGAGTTTAAGATGTTTTAGAGTAAAAGTTTAGTAAACCTATTTCCAAATGTTGCACCACTTACACACATGTGCTTTTCATCCCATTGCCTTTAGGTGGAGAACTTCCACCACTCTCTGTATCAACAGGTTAGTCAACGTTTTTCCCTTATTGTGTTAAAAACAAATGTGTGCTGGTGCGATTGCATTACCACTTGAAATAGAAAGGGGGCATGCTTTTCGTGGGCGAATGGGGGAGTTACCGCTTACCGAGTTCTGTTTTGTTTTAGGCAGATGATCTATTTTCCAACTACATCCCATCGAAGATCTCtcagctggacaacctgctgaagGTAAGCCTCATTGATTAGTTCATGTGTCACGGTCTGTTCCTTCCTTACATTGTGAAATTGACCTTCCTTTCATCCTTCATATCTTCCTTCCACCCTCTACCTCccttcctccacctccctccctctcatctatctctccctccctctaccacctccaccctctacctcccacctccctctacctcccttcctccacccTCTACCTCCCATCCTCtcgtctatctctccctccctacatctacccctcccttcctccaccctctaccaccccccctccatctccacccccctctaCCACCCTCtaatctatctctccctctctccctccctccaccctctaccTCCCGTCCtctcgtctccctccctccaccctctaccTTCCGTCctctcatccatctctccctccctcccatgtcTCTTCCAGGAGGATGATCTCAACATCCCAGACCTGTCCACTCTCCAAGCCCCTCTGGACATCCCCATACCAGACCCTCCCACTGCGGAGGATGAGGTGACTGACTATCATGCTCTTCTAACCAGATACatggtgcatcccaaatggcaccctattcactatttagtgcactactatgggtcctggtcaaaaatagtgcactatatatgtaGTAGGGAATGCTGACCATATAGAGCAACAGGATTTATTAACTTGATGTAAACCTCTTGGCTCCCTGGTGAGGATAGGATGTCCACCATCATGACTCTCCACCTCACTCTCTCATGTGAAGAGGAGATCTCTGCTTTACTCAGTTCCTGTAGAGTGGGGCGTCTCCGGTTGGTTTTTGgctacagactgactgactgatggctatgactacagactgactgactgatggctATGACTACAGACTGATAGATGGCTATGATTACAGACTGACTGATGGCTATGACTACAGACTGACTGATGGCTATGACTACAGACTGATTGATGGCTATgactacagactgactgactgatggctATGACTACAGACTGATAGATGGCTATGACTACAGACTGACTGATAGATGGCTATGACTACAGACTGATAGATGGCTATGACTACAGACTGATAGATGGCTATGATTACAGACTGATAGATGGCTATGACTACAGACTGACTGATAGATGGCTATGattacagactgactgactgatggctATGACTACAGACTGAAAGATGGCTATGATTACAGACTGATAGATGGCTATgactacagactgactgactgatggctatgactacagactgactgactgatggctATGACTACAGACTGATAGATGGCTATgactacagactgactgactgatggctATGACTACAGACTGATAGATGGCTATGACTACAGACTGACTGATAGATGGCTATGattacagactgactgactgatggctatgactacagactgactgactgatggctATGACTACAGACTGACTGATGGCTATGACTACAGACTGACTGATGGCTATGACTACAGACTGATAGATGGCTATGattacagactgactgactgatggctatgactacagactgactgactgatggctatgactacagactgactgactgatggctATGACTACAGACTGATAGATGGCTATGACTACTGACTGATAGATGGCTATGACTACAGACTGACTGATGGCTATGACTACAGACTGATTGATGGTTATGACTACAGACTGATAGATGGCTATgactacagactgactgactgatggctatgattactgactgactgactgatggctATGATTACTGATTACTGACTGATGGCTATGATTACAGACTGACTGATGGCTATGATTACAGACTGACTGATAGCTATGATTACAGACTGATAGATGGCTATGATTACAGACTGACTGATGGCTATGATTACAGACTGATAGATGGCTATGATTACAGACTGACTGATGGCTATGATTACAGACTGATAGATGGCTATGATTACAGACTGACTGATGGCTATGATTACAGACTGATAGATGGCTATGATTACAGACTGACTGATGGCTATGattacagactgactgactgactgactgatggctACAGACTGACTGAGGGCTATAGGTACAGACTGACTGAGGGCTATAGGTACAGACTGACTGAGGGCTATAGGTACAGACTGACTGAGGGCTATAGGTACAGACTGACTGAGGGCTATAGGTACAGACTGACTGAGGGCTATAGGTACAGACTGACTGAGGGCTATAGCTACAGACTGACTGAGGGCTATAGGTACAGACTGACTGAGGGCTATAGGTACAGACTGACTGAGGGCTATAggtacagacagactgacagacggcTAAAGACTGACTGAGGGCTATAGGTACAGACTGACTGACggtacagacagactgactgagggCTATAGGTAAAGACTGACTGACggtacagacagactgactgagggCTATAGGTACAGACTGACTGAGGGCTATAGGTACAGACTAACTGATTTTTCTCCCTCCAGGAAATGGAGACTGACAAGAATGacgagaagaagaagaagaagaagaaaggtgAGACAGCTGTCAGAGTCATGGCTGGTGTTCCCTAGCGTCAGACCAACTATTTAAAATAGCCTTAGAAAATCATTCCAAGTAGTGTGTTGAATCAGTTGGTGTTATTCCTTTTGTGTCCTTCAGCTCCAAGCTGTGGCCTTATCAAAGGGAATGAGAAGATTGTGAAGCTGCTGGACAGAGTGAAACCAGAGATCCTATCACTGAGGGAGACCATCATAACAGTAAGAATAACCAGAGATCCTATCACTGAGGGAGACCATCATTACAGTAAGAATAACCAGAGATCCTATCACTGAGGGAGACCATCATTACAGTAAGAATAACCAGAGATCCTATCACTGAGGGAGACCATCATTACAGTAAGAGTAACCAGAGATCCTGTCACTGAGGGAGACCATCATAACAGTAAGAATAACCAGAGATCCTATCACTGAGGGAGACCATCATAACAGTAAGAATAACCAGAGATCCTATCACTGAGGGAGACCATCATAACAGTAAGAATAACCAGAGATCCTA contains:
- the LOC115149142 gene encoding proteasome activator complex subunit 2, which gives rise to MSKSSVMKIKRVNAVKVENFHHSLYQQADDLFSNYIPSKISQLDNLLKEDDLNIPDLSTLQAPLDIPIPDPPTAEDEEMETDKNDEKKKKKKKAPSCGLIKGNEKIVKLLDRVKPEILSLRETIITVSCWIQHLIPKIEDGNDFGVAIQEKILERIAAVKTKVDGFHTNINKYFSERGDAVAKASKSTHVMDYRSLVHEKDEAVYSDIRVILLDIRGFYVELYDIISKNLEKVTNPKGEEKPSMY